From a single Mus musculus strain C57BL/6J chromosome 12, GRCm38.p6 C57BL/6J genomic region:
- the Gm5784 gene encoding predicted gene 5784 isoform 1 (isoform 1 is encoded by transcript variant 1) — translation MPDQISVSEFVAETLEDYKAPTASSFTTGTAQCRNTAAAIEEDAVTYDDVHVNFTGEEWKLLDPSQKSLYKDVMLETYWNLTVIGYTWETHHIEGHCQSSRRNERYVSNHSGEKLYECNERSKALSCPSHRQCHKRRQIREKIHEHNQCGKAFPTLSNLQYHKRTHTGEKPYECHQCGKAFRSHSGLQYHKRTHTGEKPYECNQCGKAFAQLSILQRHKRTHTGEKPYECNQCGKAFARHSDLQFHKRTHTGEKPYECNQCGKAFARHGQLQCHKRTHTGEKPYECNQCGKAFAQLSILQRHKRTHTGEKPYECDQCGKAFAELSHLQCHKRTHTGEKPYECNQCGKAFSIHSSFQRHKRIHTGEKPYECDQCGKAFAQLSHLQRHKRIHTGEKPYECNQCGKAFAQLSILQRHKRTHTGEKPYECNQCGKAFACHSDLQFHKRTHTGEKPYECNQCGKAFAQHSHLQCHKRTHTGEKPYECDQCGKAFAELSHLQCHKRTHTGEKPYECNQCGKAFSIHSSFQRHKRIHTGEKPYECDQCGKAFAQFSSLQCHKRTHTGERPYECNQCVKAFAQLSSLQYHKRTHSGEKPYECNQCGKAFAQHSHLQCHKRTHTGEKP, via the exons ATGCCGGACCAGATCTCCGTGTCGGAATTCGTGGCCGAGACCCTTGAGGACTACAAGGCACCCACTGCCTCTAGCTTCACCACCGGCACGGCCCAGTGCCGGAACACCGCGGCGGCCATCGAGGAG gatgcagtgacttatgatgatgtacatgtgaacttcactggggaagagtggaagttgctggatccttcccagaagagtctctacaaagatgtgatgctggagacctactggaacctcactgttatag GCTACACTTGGGAAACCCATCATATTGAAGGACATTGTCAAAGTTCgagaagaaatgaaag GTATGTAAGTaatcatagtggagagaaactctatgaatgtaatgaaCGTTCTAAAGCCCTTTCATGTCCCAGTCATcgccaatgtcataaaagaagacaaattagagagaaaatacatgaacataaccaatgtggtaaagcctttccaaCACTCAGTAAtcttcaatatcataaaagaacccatactggagagaaaccctatgaatgtcatcaatgtggtaaagcttttagaagtcacagtggtctccaatatcataaaagaacacatactggagagaaaccctatgaatgtaatcaatgtggtaaagcctttgcacaactcagtattctccaacgtcataaaagaacacatactggagagaaaccctatgaatgtaatcaatgtggtaaagcctttgcacgtcacAGTGATCTCcaatttcataaaagaacacatactggagagaaaccctatgaatgtaatcaatgtggtaaagcctttgcacgtcacGGTCaactccaatgtcataaaagaacacatactggagagaaaccctatgaatgtaatcaatgtggtaaagcctttgcacaactcagtattctccaacgtcataaaagaacacatactggagagaaaccctatgaatgtgatcaatgtggtaaagcctttgcagaactcagtcatctccaatgtcataaaagaacacatactggagagaaaccctatgaatgtaatcaatgtggtaaagccttttctatACACAGTAGTttccaacgtcataaaagaatacatactggagagaaaccctatgaatgtgatcaatgtggtaaagcctttgcacaactcagtCATCTCCAGcgtcataaaagaatacatactggagagaaaccctatgaatgtaatcaatgtggtaaagcctttgcacaactcagtattctccaacgtcataaaagaacacatactggagagaaaccctatgaatgtaatcaatgtggtaaagcctttgcatgtcacagTGATCTCcaatttcataaaagaacacatactggagagaaaccctatgaatgtaatcaatgtggtaaagcctttgcacaacacagtcatctccaatgtcataaaagaacacatactggagagaaaccctatgaatgtgatcaatgtggtaaagcctttgcagaactcagtcatctccaatgtcataaaagaacacatactggagagaaaccctatgaatgtaatcaatgtggtaaagccttttctatACACAGTAGTttccaacgtcataaaagaatacatactggagagaaaccctatgaatgtgatcaatgtggtaaagcctttgcacaattcagtagtctccaatgtcataaaagaacacatactggagagagaccctatgaatgtaatcaatgtgttaaagcctttgcacaactcagtagtctccaatatcataaaagaacacattctggagagaaaccctatgaatgtaatcaatgtggtaaagcctttgcacaacacagtcatctccaatgtcataaaagaacacatactggagagaaaccctaa